One genomic segment of Helicoverpa zea isolate HzStark_Cry1AcR chromosome 22, ilHelZeax1.1, whole genome shotgun sequence includes these proteins:
- the LOC124641158 gene encoding uncharacterized protein LOC124641158, whose translation MKCAVALVLALIGIAVANPVPPLGLGIASPVVLPSYSVSSSVINHGVTIPRVVVSAPIVRHVVSAPIVTAPIIRTPVIAAPVSVGWGGLGGLGWGSSLGSWSGYGWGKGWH comes from the exons ATGAAGTGTGCG GTGGCATTAGTTCTGGCCCTCATCGGCATAGCGGTCGCCAACCCTGTCCCACCGCTGGGGCTGGGCATCG CCTCCCCTGTCGTGTTGCCATCATACTCCGTCAGCTCCAGCGTCATCAACCACGGCGTGACGATCCCGCGCGTTGTGGTGTCCGCCCCCATCGTCCGCCACGTGGTCTCGGCCCCCATCGTCACCGCACCCATCATCCGCACCCCCGTCATCGCCGCCCCCGTGTCCGTCGGCTGGGGCGGCCTCGGCGGCCTCGGCTGGGGCTCAAGCCTCGGCTCTTGGAGCGGCTACGGCTGGGGCAAAGGATGGCACTAA
- the LOC124641412 gene encoding cytochrome c oxidase subunit 4 isoform 1, mitochondrial-like, which yields MSLLTLKSVGASSLSIKAREIHNRCRIGNRDWVGFGINGSANYKDDAHFPFPAIRFKENTRDICALREKEKGDWRMLCCEEKKALYRASFCQTFSEFKHPTGQWKAIVGGALIMTSFTFWTFIFLHYYVLEPLPASLSRHSQKAQLRRMLELRVNPIDGLSSLWDYDNDTWKVFANLDL from the exons ATGTCGTTGCTAACTTTAAAATCCGTGGGAGCTTCATCATTGTCAATAAAAGCGAGAGAAATTCACAACAGATGTAGGATTGGTAACCGAGATTGGGTGGGCTTTGGGATCAATGGAAGCGCGAACTACAAGGACGATGCCCACTTTCCATTCCCAGCTATCAGGTTTAAGGAGAACACCAGAGATAtttgt GCATTACGCGAAAAGGAGAAGGGAGATTGGCGAATGCTGTGCTGTGAGGAAAAGAAGGCCCTATATCGTGCCTCCTTCTGCCAGACGTTCTCTGAATTCAAGCACCCCACGGGCCAGTGGAAGGCCATCGTGGGCGGTGCATTGATTATGACCTCCTTTACGTTTTGGACCTTCATATTCCTTCATTATTATG TTCTGGAGCCCCTGCCGGCGAGCCTGTCGAGACATTCGCAGAAGGCTCAACTGCGAAGGATGCTGGAACTGCGAGTGAACCCCATCGACGGCCTCTCATCCTTGTGGGACTACGACAATGACACGTGGAAGGTCTTTGCGAACCTTGACTTatag